A genome region from Arachis duranensis cultivar V14167 chromosome 6, aradu.V14167.gnm2.J7QH, whole genome shotgun sequence includes the following:
- the LOC107494849 gene encoding uncharacterized protein LOC107494849 isoform X1 — protein sequence MRGIGSKIKIGILITLFLGVSLGVLYSLLNPVSNGCVMTYMYPTYIPITSSESGSPVKYALYLYHEGWKKIDYKDHLKKLSGVPVLFIPGNGGSYKQVRSVAAESDRAYQSGPLERTFYQEASLSPKEGGSDKNISGFRLPSQYTSRLDWFSVDLEGEHSAMDGAILEEHTEYVVYAIHKILDQYKVSYDARIREGTPVSGSLPNSVILVGHSMGGVVARAAVIHPRLRKSAVETVLTMASPHKSPPVPLQPSLGHYFARVNSEWREGYKVQRTNTGRYVSGPALSHVVVVSISGAYNDYQVRSQLALLDNIVPPTHGFMISSTAMKNVWLSMEHQAILWCNQMVVQVSHTLLSLIDSRTGQPFPDTQKRLAVFARMLRSGISDNFNRMMQLPSSKQSMHVPGQNTQDATGSLVHRSVSCPANIHWNEEGLDRDLYIQTNVVTVLAMDGRRRWLDIQKLGSNGKNHFVFVTNLEPCSGIRIHLWPEKGKSSPDLPLNDRVVEVTSMMMRIPSGPAPRQLEPGSQTEQAPPSAVFWLGPEDMRDFKFLTISVAPRPSVSGRPPPAVSMAVGQFFNPDEGKKDLSAWFMLQSIYSQKELLLEEAHPLAVKLSFAVSLGLLPVTLSMKAVSCGIKNTGLPEEEAGDPESTNLCKLRCFPPVALAWDDTAGLSIYPNLNTKTIFVDSTPALWSSTQHSEKTVVLLLVDPHCSYKSSISTSVSAAASRLLLQYCPKIVGFSIAVIFFALMRQACLWDAGLRIPTMLTALQSNLTLLSHLFPLAILPIFLSFFLSVLLSRPFPPFASFIGISLICYIFANGFVAILALISHLVFFVAAVTHIFIKTRWQMWEQNGFIFLRWFVNLSSSFFSLKGVRVLRANPVLVTVLAAMIFACLVHPAFGLLILLCSHFFFCHNALCSFLMASCRNHEQNNGTLDSLSQVHNGSERPRFKFDGSFDRTFPSENDSSNSPDSSKSFSDTQLDAFHHRHGLLLLHFVATMMFAPSMVAWFQRLAMGKSLPRLLDSTLCICVILHGICNTKPEFNSFFLPIRGVPILKVRLYFLYLIAGYCSYFAGLAMAPYIAFYAMAAIGAISFTLRMLQRRNRDTKQVTYGSRKRH from the exons GTCCGGTCTGTGGCTGCAGAATCTGATAGGGCATATCAGAGTGGTCCCCTGGAGCGTACATTTTACCAAGAAGCTTCTCTAAGCCCCAAAGAAGGAGGTTCAGACAAAAATATATCTGGTTTTCGGTTACCCAGCCAGTATACTAGCAGGCTAGACTGGTTTTCTGTTGATCTTGAAGGAGAACATTCTGCAATGGATGGTGCGATTCTTGAAGAGCACACTGAATATGTTGTGTATGCTATTCACAAG ATTTTAGATCAGTATAAAGTGTCTTATGATGCTCGAATAAGAGAAGGTACTCCAGTTTCTGGGAGTTTGCCAAATAGTGTGATATTAGTTGGTCATTCTATGGGTGGTGTTGTTGCTAGAGCTGCTGTTATCCACCCTCGCCTTAGGAAATCAGCAGTTGAAACTGTTCTTACAATGGCATCCCCTCATAA ATCACCACCTGTGCCATTGCAGCCTTCcttgggtcattattttgcaCGTGTAAATTCTGAATGGAGAGAGGGATATAAAGTTCAGAGGACTAACACTGGGCGTTATGTCTCTGGTCCTGCACTCTCTCATGTCGTTGTTGTATCTATTTCTGGTGCATATAATGATTACCAG gTACGGTCACAATTAGCATTGCTTGATAATATTGTACCCCCAACACATGGCTTCATGATCAGTAGTACTGCCATGAAAAATGTGTGGTTGTCCATGGAACATCAGGCTATTTTATGGTGTAATCAAATGGTTGTCCAA GTCTCACACACACTTCTTAGTCTGATAGACTCGAGAACAGGCCAACCTTTTCCTGATACTCAAAAGAGGCTAGCAGTGTTTGCAAGAATGCTGCGTAGTGGAATATCAGATAATTTCAATAGGATGATGCAGTTGCCCTCTTCTAAACAGTCAATGCATGTTCCTGGCCAGAACACACAAGATGCTACTG GATCTCTAGTACATAGATCGGTTTCGTGCCCTGCCAATATTCATTGGAACGAAGAGGGCCTTGATAGAGACCTATACATTCAGACAAATGTTGTAACTGTATTAGCAATGGATGGTCGAAGACGGTGGTTGGACATACAAAAATTg GGGTCAAATGGAAAAAACCATTTTGTGTTTGTGACCAATCTTGAACCGTGTTCTGGAATTAGAATTCATTTGTGGCCAGAAAAGGGAAAATCTTCCCCAGATTTGCCTCTCAATGATAGGGTGGTTGAAGTAACATCAATGATGATGCGTATTCCTTCAGGTCCAGCACCACGACAG CTTGAGCCTGGCAGTCAGACCGAGCAAGCCCCTCCATCTGCTGTGTTTTGGTTGGGACCAGAAGACATGCGTGATTTCAAATTTCTTACCATCTCAGTTGCACCTCGTCCG TCTGTTTCAGGAAGGCCACCACCGGCAGTATCCATGGCAGTTGGGCAGTTCTTTAACCCAGACGAAGGGAAGAAAGATTTATCTGCATGGTTTATGCTTCAGTCTATCTATTCTCAAAAG GAACTGTTATTGGAGGAAGCACATCCTTTGGCTGTCAAATTATCATTTGCTGTCAGCTTGGGTCTTCTTCCTGTTACTTTGTCTATGAAAGCTGTCAGTTGTGGAATTAAAAATACTGGACTTCCAGAGGAGGAAGCTGGAGACCCTGAAAGCACTA ATCTCTGTAAATTGCGCTGCTTCCCACCTGTTGCACTTGCTTGGGATGATACAGCTGGTCTTAGCATATATCCAAACTTGAATACGAAGACAATTTTTGTGGATTCCACACCTGCTCTTTGGAGTTCAACTCAGCATTCAGAGAAAACTGTAGTTCTTCTATTG GTTGACCCACATTGTTCTTATAAAAGTAGCATTTCAACATCCGTTAGTGCCGCTGCGAGTAGGCTTCTGCTGCAGTATTGTCCAAAG aTAGTTGGTTTCTCTATTGCTGTTATTTTCTTTGCTCTAATGCGGCAAGCATGTTTATGGGATGCTGGTCTACGGATACCAACAATGTTAACAGCTCTGCAATCCAATTTAACACTTTTATCACATTTGTTTCCCCTAGCCATTCTACCCATTTTCTTATCCTTTTTCCTTTCCGTGCTGCTGTCTCGGCCATTTCCCCCATTTGCTAGCTTCATTGGCATCTCCCTGATTTGTTATATCTTCGCAAATGGGTTTGTAGCAATTCTGGCTTTGATATCTCACTTGGTATTCTTTGTGGCTGCTGTGACACACATCTTCATCAAGACAAG GTGGCAAATGTGGGAACAAAatggttttatttttcttcgttGGTTTGTCAATCTGTCATCTAGTTTCTTTTCTCTAAAG GGGGTCAGAGTTTTGAGAGCAAATCCAGTACTTGTAACGGTGCTTGCTGCAATGATCTTTGCATGCTTGGTTCATCCAGCATTTGGTCTACTAATCCTTCTGTGCTCTCATTTTTTCTTCTGCCACAACGCGCTATGCAG CTTCCTCATGGCTTCTTGCCGTAACCATGAACAAAACAATGGAACTTTAGATTCTTTGTCTCAAGTCCACAATGGGTCTGAACGGCCGAGGTTCAAATTCGATGGTAGTTTTGATCGGACATTCCCTTCAGAAAATGACTCTTCCAATAGTCCGGATTCATCAAAAAGTTTTAGTGACACCCAGTTAGATGCATTCCACCATCGCCAtgggttgttgttgttgcatttTGTTGCAACGATGATGTTTGCCCCCTCCATGGTAGCTTGGTTCCAG AGGCTAGCTATGGGCAAGTCTCTCCCAAGGCTTCTGGATTCAACACTTTGTATCTGCGTTATACTTCACGGCATCTGCAACACAAAGCCAGAGTTCAATTCTTTCTTTTTGCCCATCAGGGGGGTCCCCATCCTCAAAGTTCGTCTATACTTCCTATATCTGATAGCTGGATACTGTTCCTATTTTGCTGGTCTGGCCATGGCTCCGTACATAGCCTTTTATGCTATGGCTGCTATAGGTGCCATTTCCTTTACTTTAAGGATGTTGCAAAGAAGGAATAGGGATACAAAACAGGTTACTTATGGCAGCAGAAAGCGGCACTAA
- the LOC107494851 gene encoding uncharacterized protein LOC107494851 isoform X2, translating to MVSEDQKRSPRNQKYPATEGNGQSQNLNDAVFSPRFKSAAAMAGWDEEALLLASLVVEDTPDRDFKHKKRSVLNSKTPPTNSRRAQSSPESIRVAVLDLDEEDTPRKDSGKKTKEKKATVNEESKEGGKESGVAALPCIDKLRDELSCAICLEICFEPSTTPCGHSFCKKCLRSAADKCGKKCPKCRQLIGNGRSCTVNTVLWNTIQLLFPQEVEARKAAGAINSRQQSKCLSPEAAFYNNLRNGESTTTRGGVSTRRSSGRAAAITDQEARRLQGVRSRRGITPATQTEDAAIALRLQREEFMQAFRGTQEQHHSSRSSSVDLARENLRAMASRAMSLRIRDRRF from the exons atggtTAGTGAAGACCAAAAACGAAGCCCCAGAAACCAGAAGTACCCTGCAACTGAGGGAAATGGCCAAAGCCAAAACCTTAACGATGCCGTTTTCAGTCCGCGATTCAAATCTGCGGCAGCTATGGCCGGCTGGGACGAAGAGGCACTGCTTCTCGCAAGCCTCGTCGTTGAAGACACACCCGATAGAGATTTCAAACACAAGAAGCGCTCTGTCTTGAACTCCAAGACTCCacccaccaattcaagaag AGCACAGAGTTCTCCAGAATCGATACGAGTGGCTGTTCTTGATCTTGACGAAGAAGACACTCCAAGAAAAG ATAGTGGGAAAAAGACTAAAGAAAAGAAGGCCACTGTAAACGAAGAGAGTAAAGAAGGAGGGAAGGAATCCGGTGTTGCTGCACTTCCCTGCATTGATAAGCTCAGAGACGAGCTTTCTTGCGCC ATTTGTTTGGAGATATGCTTTGAGCCAAGTACCACCCCTTGTGGTCACAG CTTTTGTAAAAAGTGCCTTCGATCTGCTGCAGACAAATGTGGCAAAAAATGCCCAAAATGCAGGCAATTAATAGG CAATGGAAGATCATGCACTGTGAACACTGTTCTCTGGAATACAATACAGCTCCTGTTTCCCCAAGAAGTTGAGGCAAGGAAAGCGGCCGGCGCCATAAATAGCCGGCAACAATCTAAGTGCCTGAGCCCAGAAGCAGCATTTTACAACAATTTAAGGAATGGTGAAAGCACAACAACCAGAGGTGGTGTCAGTACAAGGAGAAGCAGCGGTAGGGCTGCCGCAATAACTGATCAGGAAGCAAGGCGGCTCCAAGGTGTGAGATCAAGAAGAGGGATTACTCCTGCTACACAAACTGAGGATGCAGCAATTGCCCTGAGGCTGCAGAGAGAGGAGTTTATGCAGGCCTTTAGGGGAACACAGGAACAACACCATTCCAGCAGATCCTCATCTGTGGATTTAGCTAGAGAAAATTTGAGGGCAATGGCATCTAGAGCCATGAGTCTTCGCATTAGAGAtcgaagattttga
- the LOC107494851 gene encoding uncharacterized protein LOC107494851 isoform X1, with protein sequence MVSEDQKRSPRNQKYPATEGNGQSQNLNDAVFSPRFKSAAAMAGWDEEALLLASLVVEDTPDRDFKHKKRSVLNSKTPPTNSRRKRRAQSSPESIRVAVLDLDEEDTPRKDSGKKTKEKKATVNEESKEGGKESGVAALPCIDKLRDELSCAICLEICFEPSTTPCGHSFCKKCLRSAADKCGKKCPKCRQLIGNGRSCTVNTVLWNTIQLLFPQEVEARKAAGAINSRQQSKCLSPEAAFYNNLRNGESTTTRGGVSTRRSSGRAAAITDQEARRLQGVRSRRGITPATQTEDAAIALRLQREEFMQAFRGTQEQHHSSRSSSVDLARENLRAMASRAMSLRIRDRRF encoded by the exons atggtTAGTGAAGACCAAAAACGAAGCCCCAGAAACCAGAAGTACCCTGCAACTGAGGGAAATGGCCAAAGCCAAAACCTTAACGATGCCGTTTTCAGTCCGCGATTCAAATCTGCGGCAGCTATGGCCGGCTGGGACGAAGAGGCACTGCTTCTCGCAAGCCTCGTCGTTGAAGACACACCCGATAGAGATTTCAAACACAAGAAGCGCTCTGTCTTGAACTCCAAGACTCCacccaccaattcaagaag GAAACGCAGAGCACAGAGTTCTCCAGAATCGATACGAGTGGCTGTTCTTGATCTTGACGAAGAAGACACTCCAAGAAAAG ATAGTGGGAAAAAGACTAAAGAAAAGAAGGCCACTGTAAACGAAGAGAGTAAAGAAGGAGGGAAGGAATCCGGTGTTGCTGCACTTCCCTGCATTGATAAGCTCAGAGACGAGCTTTCTTGCGCC ATTTGTTTGGAGATATGCTTTGAGCCAAGTACCACCCCTTGTGGTCACAG CTTTTGTAAAAAGTGCCTTCGATCTGCTGCAGACAAATGTGGCAAAAAATGCCCAAAATGCAGGCAATTAATAGG CAATGGAAGATCATGCACTGTGAACACTGTTCTCTGGAATACAATACAGCTCCTGTTTCCCCAAGAAGTTGAGGCAAGGAAAGCGGCCGGCGCCATAAATAGCCGGCAACAATCTAAGTGCCTGAGCCCAGAAGCAGCATTTTACAACAATTTAAGGAATGGTGAAAGCACAACAACCAGAGGTGGTGTCAGTACAAGGAGAAGCAGCGGTAGGGCTGCCGCAATAACTGATCAGGAAGCAAGGCGGCTCCAAGGTGTGAGATCAAGAAGAGGGATTACTCCTGCTACACAAACTGAGGATGCAGCAATTGCCCTGAGGCTGCAGAGAGAGGAGTTTATGCAGGCCTTTAGGGGAACACAGGAACAACACCATTCCAGCAGATCCTCATCTGTGGATTTAGCTAGAGAAAATTTGAGGGCAATGGCATCTAGAGCCATGAGTCTTCGCATTAGAGAtcgaagattttga
- the LOC107494849 gene encoding uncharacterized protein LOC107494849 isoform X2, protein MDGAILEEHTEYVVYAIHKILDQYKVSYDARIREGTPVSGSLPNSVILVGHSMGGVVARAAVIHPRLRKSAVETVLTMASPHKSPPVPLQPSLGHYFARVNSEWREGYKVQRTNTGRYVSGPALSHVVVVSISGAYNDYQVRSQLALLDNIVPPTHGFMISSTAMKNVWLSMEHQAILWCNQMVVQVSHTLLSLIDSRTGQPFPDTQKRLAVFARMLRSGISDNFNRMMQLPSSKQSMHVPGQNTQDATGSLVHRSVSCPANIHWNEEGLDRDLYIQTNVVTVLAMDGRRRWLDIQKLGSNGKNHFVFVTNLEPCSGIRIHLWPEKGKSSPDLPLNDRVVEVTSMMMRIPSGPAPRQLEPGSQTEQAPPSAVFWLGPEDMRDFKFLTISVAPRPSVSGRPPPAVSMAVGQFFNPDEGKKDLSAWFMLQSIYSQKELLLEEAHPLAVKLSFAVSLGLLPVTLSMKAVSCGIKNTGLPEEEAGDPESTNLCKLRCFPPVALAWDDTAGLSIYPNLNTKTIFVDSTPALWSSTQHSEKTVVLLLVDPHCSYKSSISTSVSAAASRLLLQYCPKIVGFSIAVIFFALMRQACLWDAGLRIPTMLTALQSNLTLLSHLFPLAILPIFLSFFLSVLLSRPFPPFASFIGISLICYIFANGFVAILALISHLVFFVAAVTHIFIKTRWQMWEQNGFIFLRWFVNLSSSFFSLKGVRVLRANPVLVTVLAAMIFACLVHPAFGLLILLCSHFFFCHNALCSFLMASCRNHEQNNGTLDSLSQVHNGSERPRFKFDGSFDRTFPSENDSSNSPDSSKSFSDTQLDAFHHRHGLLLLHFVATMMFAPSMVAWFQRLAMGKSLPRLLDSTLCICVILHGICNTKPEFNSFFLPIRGVPILKVRLYFLYLIAGYCSYFAGLAMAPYIAFYAMAAIGAISFTLRMLQRRNRDTKQVTYGSRKRH, encoded by the exons ATGGATGGTGCGATTCTTGAAGAGCACACTGAATATGTTGTGTATGCTATTCACAAG ATTTTAGATCAGTATAAAGTGTCTTATGATGCTCGAATAAGAGAAGGTACTCCAGTTTCTGGGAGTTTGCCAAATAGTGTGATATTAGTTGGTCATTCTATGGGTGGTGTTGTTGCTAGAGCTGCTGTTATCCACCCTCGCCTTAGGAAATCAGCAGTTGAAACTGTTCTTACAATGGCATCCCCTCATAA ATCACCACCTGTGCCATTGCAGCCTTCcttgggtcattattttgcaCGTGTAAATTCTGAATGGAGAGAGGGATATAAAGTTCAGAGGACTAACACTGGGCGTTATGTCTCTGGTCCTGCACTCTCTCATGTCGTTGTTGTATCTATTTCTGGTGCATATAATGATTACCAG gTACGGTCACAATTAGCATTGCTTGATAATATTGTACCCCCAACACATGGCTTCATGATCAGTAGTACTGCCATGAAAAATGTGTGGTTGTCCATGGAACATCAGGCTATTTTATGGTGTAATCAAATGGTTGTCCAA GTCTCACACACACTTCTTAGTCTGATAGACTCGAGAACAGGCCAACCTTTTCCTGATACTCAAAAGAGGCTAGCAGTGTTTGCAAGAATGCTGCGTAGTGGAATATCAGATAATTTCAATAGGATGATGCAGTTGCCCTCTTCTAAACAGTCAATGCATGTTCCTGGCCAGAACACACAAGATGCTACTG GATCTCTAGTACATAGATCGGTTTCGTGCCCTGCCAATATTCATTGGAACGAAGAGGGCCTTGATAGAGACCTATACATTCAGACAAATGTTGTAACTGTATTAGCAATGGATGGTCGAAGACGGTGGTTGGACATACAAAAATTg GGGTCAAATGGAAAAAACCATTTTGTGTTTGTGACCAATCTTGAACCGTGTTCTGGAATTAGAATTCATTTGTGGCCAGAAAAGGGAAAATCTTCCCCAGATTTGCCTCTCAATGATAGGGTGGTTGAAGTAACATCAATGATGATGCGTATTCCTTCAGGTCCAGCACCACGACAG CTTGAGCCTGGCAGTCAGACCGAGCAAGCCCCTCCATCTGCTGTGTTTTGGTTGGGACCAGAAGACATGCGTGATTTCAAATTTCTTACCATCTCAGTTGCACCTCGTCCG TCTGTTTCAGGAAGGCCACCACCGGCAGTATCCATGGCAGTTGGGCAGTTCTTTAACCCAGACGAAGGGAAGAAAGATTTATCTGCATGGTTTATGCTTCAGTCTATCTATTCTCAAAAG GAACTGTTATTGGAGGAAGCACATCCTTTGGCTGTCAAATTATCATTTGCTGTCAGCTTGGGTCTTCTTCCTGTTACTTTGTCTATGAAAGCTGTCAGTTGTGGAATTAAAAATACTGGACTTCCAGAGGAGGAAGCTGGAGACCCTGAAAGCACTA ATCTCTGTAAATTGCGCTGCTTCCCACCTGTTGCACTTGCTTGGGATGATACAGCTGGTCTTAGCATATATCCAAACTTGAATACGAAGACAATTTTTGTGGATTCCACACCTGCTCTTTGGAGTTCAACTCAGCATTCAGAGAAAACTGTAGTTCTTCTATTG GTTGACCCACATTGTTCTTATAAAAGTAGCATTTCAACATCCGTTAGTGCCGCTGCGAGTAGGCTTCTGCTGCAGTATTGTCCAAAG aTAGTTGGTTTCTCTATTGCTGTTATTTTCTTTGCTCTAATGCGGCAAGCATGTTTATGGGATGCTGGTCTACGGATACCAACAATGTTAACAGCTCTGCAATCCAATTTAACACTTTTATCACATTTGTTTCCCCTAGCCATTCTACCCATTTTCTTATCCTTTTTCCTTTCCGTGCTGCTGTCTCGGCCATTTCCCCCATTTGCTAGCTTCATTGGCATCTCCCTGATTTGTTATATCTTCGCAAATGGGTTTGTAGCAATTCTGGCTTTGATATCTCACTTGGTATTCTTTGTGGCTGCTGTGACACACATCTTCATCAAGACAAG GTGGCAAATGTGGGAACAAAatggttttatttttcttcgttGGTTTGTCAATCTGTCATCTAGTTTCTTTTCTCTAAAG GGGGTCAGAGTTTTGAGAGCAAATCCAGTACTTGTAACGGTGCTTGCTGCAATGATCTTTGCATGCTTGGTTCATCCAGCATTTGGTCTACTAATCCTTCTGTGCTCTCATTTTTTCTTCTGCCACAACGCGCTATGCAG CTTCCTCATGGCTTCTTGCCGTAACCATGAACAAAACAATGGAACTTTAGATTCTTTGTCTCAAGTCCACAATGGGTCTGAACGGCCGAGGTTCAAATTCGATGGTAGTTTTGATCGGACATTCCCTTCAGAAAATGACTCTTCCAATAGTCCGGATTCATCAAAAAGTTTTAGTGACACCCAGTTAGATGCATTCCACCATCGCCAtgggttgttgttgttgcatttTGTTGCAACGATGATGTTTGCCCCCTCCATGGTAGCTTGGTTCCAG AGGCTAGCTATGGGCAAGTCTCTCCCAAGGCTTCTGGATTCAACACTTTGTATCTGCGTTATACTTCACGGCATCTGCAACACAAAGCCAGAGTTCAATTCTTTCTTTTTGCCCATCAGGGGGGTCCCCATCCTCAAAGTTCGTCTATACTTCCTATATCTGATAGCTGGATACTGTTCCTATTTTGCTGGTCTGGCCATGGCTCCGTACATAGCCTTTTATGCTATGGCTGCTATAGGTGCCATTTCCTTTACTTTAAGGATGTTGCAAAGAAGGAATAGGGATACAAAACAGGTTACTTATGGCAGCAGAAAGCGGCACTAA
- the LOC107494836 gene encoding uncharacterized protein LOC107494836 — protein sequence MCISLFLWQAHPLYPFLLFNNRDEYHNRPTKAVSWWEGCDVLGGKDEIGGGTWMACSKEGKVAFLTNVLELHSSPQAKSRGDLPLLFLKSSKRPREFAESLKGGADKYNGFNLIVADIESKCMVYISNRPKGQQISIQEVSPGLHVLSNAKLDTPWHKTQRLEVSFKEQLAKYGKGEIPVKETMKKILKDKVKAEESGLPHICSLDWELNLSSIFVEIETPLGLYGTRSSAALVVRSGGGEASFFEEYLDDGIWKEHVTDFSMMV from the exons ATGTGTATATCACTGTTTCTATGGCAAGCCCACCCACTCtacccttttcttcttttcaacaaCAGAGACGAGTATCACAACAG GCCTACGAAGGCAGTGTCATGGTGGGAAGGTTGTGACGTATTGGGAGGAAAAGATGAGATAGGAGGAGGGACATGGATGGCTTGTTCTAAAGAAGGAAAGGTTGCTTTTCTTACCAATGTTTTGGAGCTTCATTCTTCTCCCCAAGCCAAATCTCGTGGTGACCTACCTCTCTTGTTTCTTAAG AGCAGCAAGAGACCCAGAGAATTTGCTGAAAGCCTAAAAGGAGGGGCTGATAAGTACAATGGGTTCAACTTAATTGTTGCAGATATTGAGTCAAAATGCATGGTATACATCTCCAACAGGCCCAAAGGACAACAGATTAGCATTCAGGAGGTTTCTCCAGGACTGCATGTGCTTTCCAATGCCAAACTTGACACGCCATGGCACAAG ACTCAACGTCTTGAAGTGAGCTTCAAAGAACAACTTGCTAAGTATGGGAAAGGTGAGATTCCTGTGAAGGAGACGatgaaaaagatattgaagGACAAAGTTAAAGCTGAGGAGAGTGGTCTACCTCATATTTGCTCTCTTGATTGGGAACTTAATTTGAGCTCCATCTTTGTTGAAATAGAAACACCACTG GGTCTTTATGGGACAAGAAGCAGTGCTGCATTAGTTGTGAGATCAGGTGGTGGTGAAGCAAGTTTTTTTGAGGAATATCTGGATGATGGTATTTGGAAGGAGCATGTTACTGATTTCTCTATGAtggtatga